One window from the genome of Ammospiza nelsoni isolate bAmmNel1 chromosome 16, bAmmNel1.pri, whole genome shotgun sequence encodes:
- the UNC5A gene encoding netrin receptor UNC5A — MSQPGHVEVAEPHLPTGAQQSATVANPASGASSDLLPHFQLEPEDVYIVKNKAVSLACRATPATQIYFKCNGEWVHQGDHVTQHSTDRSTGLPVMEVRIEVTRQQVEKIFGLEEYWCQCVAWSSSGTTKSQKAFVRIAYLRKNFEQEPTAREVSIEQGIVLPCRPPEGIPPAEVEWLRNEELVDPELDANVYVTPEHSLVLRQARLADTANYTCVAKNIVARRRSASAAITVYVNGGWSTWTQWSGCSTSCGRGWQKRSRTCTNPTPLNGGAFCEGQNVQKTACTTLCPVDGAWSEWSKWSECGAECTHWRSRECSEPAPRNGGRDCHGPELDTRNCTSELCTHAAPGAEDVALYVGLVAVAVCLVLLLLVGVLVYCRKKGGLDADVADSSILTAGFQPVSIKPSKADNPSLLTIQPDLSTTTMTYQGSLCPRQDGPAKLQLPNGHLLSPLGAGRHTLHHSSPAAEGADFVARLSTQSYFRSLPRGTNNMAYGTFNFLGGRLMIPNTGISLLIPPDAIPRGKIYEVYLTLHKQEEVRLPLAGCQTLLSPIVSCGPPGVLLTRPAILAMGHCVEASAENWSIRLKKQSCEGTWEDVLQLGAEPCTELYYCQLEAQACYVFTEQLGRFALVGESLSMAASKRLKLVLFAPAACPSLEYNIRVYCLSDTQDVLKEVIQLEKQLGGQLIGAPRVLHFKDSYHNLRLSIHDMPSSLWKSKLLASYQEIPFYHIWSGLQPFLHCTFTLERLSTSTCELACKIWVWQVEGDGQSFTVNFNIAKDTRFSDWLVPDEVGTPALVGPSAFKIPFLIRQKIISSLDPPGTRGADWRTLAQKLNLDSHLSFFASKASPTAMILNLWEARHFPNGNLSQLAAAVAEVGKQDGALFSEAEC; from the exons ATGTCCCAGCCAGGGCACGTGGAGGTGGCCGAGCCCCATCTCCCCACAGGTGCTCAGCAAAGCGCGACCGTGGCCAACCCGGCGTCTGGCGCATCCTCGGACCTGCTGCCACACTTCCAACTGGAGCCGGAGGATGTCTACATTGTGAAGAACAAGGCAGTGAGCCTGGCCTGCcgtgccacccctgccacgcAGATCTACTTCAAGTGCAATGGCGAGTGGGTGCACCAAGGTGACCACGTTACGCAGCACAGCACCGACCGCAGCACCG GGCTGCCAGTGATGGAAGTGCGCATCGAGGTCACCCGTCAACAAGTGGAGAAGATCTTTGGGCTGGAGGAGTACTGGTGCCAGTGCGTGGCCTGGAGCTCCTCCGGCACCACCAAGAGCCAGAAGGCCTTTGTGCGCATCGCCT ATCTGCGCAAGAACTTCGAGCAGGAGCCGACAGCCAGGGAGGTCTCCATTGAGCAGGGCATCGTGCTGCCATGCCGCCCTCCCGAGGGCATCCCCCCGGCCGAG GTGGAGTGGCTCCGCAACGAGGAGCTGGtggacccagaactggatgcCAATGTCTATGTGAcaccagagcacagcctggtgctgcGTCAGGCCCGCCTGGCCGACACCGCCAACTACACCTGCGTGGCCAAAAACATCGTGGCCCGTCGCCGCAGCGCCTCCGCTGCCATCACTGTCTACG TGAACGGCGGCTGGTCGACGTGGACGCAGTGGtcaggctgcagcaccagctgtggACGGGGCTGGCAGAAGCGGAGCCGGACGTGCACCAACCCCACACCCCTCAATGGGGGTGCTTTCTGTGAGGGCCAAAACGTGCAGAAAACTGCCTGCACCACCCTCTGCCCAG tggaTGGCGCCTGGTCGGAGTGGAGCAAATGGTCGGAGTGTGGGGCTGAATGCACCCACTGGCGCAGCCGCGAGTGCTCGGAGCCAGCGCCGCGCAACGGAGGCCGGGATTGTCATGGCCCCGAGCTGGACACCCGTAACTGCACCTCTGAGCTCTGCACCCATG ctgCCCCCGGCGCAGAGGACGTAGCGCTGTACGTGGGGCTGGTGGCCGTGGCcgtgtgcctggtgctgctgctgctggtgggggtGCTGGTGTACTGCCGCAAGAAAGGGGGCCTGGACGCTGATGTGGCTGATTCCTCCATCCTCACCGCCGGCTTCCAGCCCGTCAGCATCAAACCCAGCAAGGCTG acaacCCCAGCCTGCTCACCATCCAGCCAGACCTCAGCACCACCACCATGACCTACCAGGGCTCGCTCTGCCCACGCCAGGACGGCCCTGCCAAGCTCCAGCTGCCCAACGGGCACCTGCTGAGCCCGCTGGGTGCTGGACGGCACACGCTGCACCACAGCTCGCCCGCCGCCGAGGGTGCTGACTTCGTGGCGCGGCTCTCCACGCAGAGCTACTTCCGCTCCCTGCCCCGCGGCACCAACAACATGGCCTATGGCACCTTCAACTTCCTGGGGGGAAGGCTCATGATCCCCAACACAG GGATCAGCCTGCTCATCCCACCCGATGCCATCCCACGGGGGAAGATCTATGAGGTCTACCTGACCCTGCACAAGCAGGAGGAGGTGAG gctgcccctGGCTGGCTGCCAGACGCTGCTGAGCCCCATTGTCAGCTGTGGCCCCCCCGGGGTCCTCCTCACCCGCCCCGCCATCCTGGCCATGGGGCACTGCGTGGAAGCCAGTGCTGAGAACTGGAGCATCCGGCTGAAGAAGCAGTCGTGCGAGGGCACGTGGGAG GACGTGCTGCAGCTGGGCGCTGAGCCGTGCACAGAGCTGTACTACTGCCAGCTGGAAGCGCAGGCTTGCTACGTGTTCACGGAGCAGCTGGGGCGCTTTGCCCTGGTCGGGGAGTCCCTTAGCATGGCGGCCTCCAAGCGCCTCAAGCTGGTCCTGTTCGCGCCGGCCGCCTGCCCCTCGCTCGAGTACAACATCCGTGTCTACTGCCTCAGTGACACCCAGGACGTCCTCAAG GAGGTGATCcagctggagaagcagctggGAGGGCAGCTGATCGGAGCCCCCCGGGTGCTGCACTTCAAGGACAGCTACCACAACCTGCGCCTCTCCATCCACGATatgcccagctccctctggaAGAGCAAGCTCCTCGCCAGCTACCAG GAGATCCCCTTCTACCACATCTGGAGCGGGCTGCAACCCTTCCTGCACTGCACCTTCACCCTGGAGCGCTTGAGCACCAGCACTTGTGAGCTGGCCTGCAAGATCTGGGTCTGGCAGGTGGAGGGAGATGGGCAGAGCTTCACTGTCAACTTCAACATCGCCAAG GACACAAGGTTTTCAGACTGGCTGGTCCCTGACGAGGTGGGCACGCCGGCTCTGGTGGGCCCCAGTGCCTTCAAGATCCCCTTCCTCATCCGCCAAAAGATCATCAGCAGCCTGGACCCGCCGGGCACACGGGGAGCTGACTGGAGGACACTGGCACAAAAGCTCAACCTTGACAG CCATCTCAGCTTCTTCGCCTCGAAGGCCAGCCCTACAGCCATGATCCTCAACTTGTGGGAAGCACGGCACTTCCCCAATGGCAACCTCTCCCAGCTGGCTGCCGCCGTGGCCGAGGTCGGCAAGCAGGACGGTGCCCTCTTCTCGGAGGCTGAGTGCTGA
- the HK3 gene encoding hexokinase-3 isoform X1, which produces MGSRSTRPTSQNGRPGGADRADQGLGAHEQDSRSWGPSASSAPTLSPMTVTGQSLLLHDRRGSGKVPHKDDHMDPSMAMDIDSRSGGNPDSSHSTPIQRALRSLSIPLERLHVMKGHMIQDMCKGLSRQTHAHAKVRMLPTYICSTPNGTEKGNFLVVELCQTQVRTLLVTLYGDGNLSPQMMYKIYDLPEGITQGEGQALFNFIAQCVTQFLSETTSPDTNSEQYLPLGFVFPFTCRQTQLNKAELLSWSKGFNCSGVVGKDVVEMLQTAIDKHAWPDKEGEPSGGGGWFKGRKSSQSAPSQSRHVEVVALMNDTVGTMMTCSMEGRACEVAMVADKGSNCCFMAEAYLVETTEETSGRMCVNTEWGCFGDDGALKDLVTPFDQAVDEESSNPGEKRFEKMVGTLYLGEIVRHVLIALTAEKAMFTGTDTAVLKEKGVFTMQHLQEIVNNEDSITEVKRILEAVGLQPSERDCGRMQQICRAVMGRAATFHATGLAAILSYMCQTRDLESLMVNVGVEGELFAGYSRFEEIVVSVSRLLAPECMATILASRDGSGRGAAMVTAVALRLAAQRRAVNEVLGPLRLSRDDLVKVQTLMRQEMDRGLGKETNPSASVRMLPTYVTHTPDGTEKGDFLALDLGGTNFRVLVVRIAEAGITMASEIYVIPVGVMQGSGEELFDHIIDCIIDFQTKQNLVAQMLPLGFTFSFPCQQVGLDKALLLTWTKGFSASGCVGQDVVQLLRDAAKRKRHLGMQVVALVNDTVGTMMACGYDDPKCEIGLIVGTGTNACYMEEMKNVGTVEGDQGRMCINMEWGAFGDNGCLDHLFTHFDLVVDETTINPGKQRFEKLISGMYLGEIVRQILVVMTEKELLFQGKPSPKLQTKDIFKTKFLSTIELNGLALRQIRTILNELELDASFEDCVLMREVCQTVSLRAAQLCAAGLAAVVEKMRESRGVDQLSVTVGVDGTLYKLHPCFSNNLQMTLKDLAPKCNVTFMLSEDGSGKGAALVAAVADRAAKAKE; this is translated from the exons ATGGGCAGTCGCAGCACCCGGCCCACATCCCAAAATGgccggcccggcggggcggaTAGAGCAGACCAAGGCCTGGGCGCGCACGAGCAGGACAGCCG GTCGTGGGGACCCTCTGCTTCCTCCGCCCCCACACTCAGCCCTATGACCGTGACGGGGCAGAGCCTTCTCCTCCACGACCGCAGAGGCAGTGGGAAGGTACCGCACAAGGACGACCATATGGACCCCTCAATGGCCATGGACATAGACAgcag GTCAGGGGGCAATCCTGATAGTTCCCACAGCACACCG ATACAACGAGCCCTGCGATCACTCAGCATCCCACTGGAGAGGCTGCATGTTATGAAGGGCCACATGATACAGGACATGTGCAAGGGGCTGAGCCGCCAGACACATGCACACGCCAAAGTGCGGATGCTGCCCACCTACATCTGCTCCACTCCCAACGGCACTG AGAAGGGCAACTTTCTGGTGGTGGAGCTGTGCCAGACCCAGGTTCGGACCCTGCTGGTGACCCTCTACGGAGATGGAAACTTGAGTCCCCAAATGATGTACAAGATCTACGACCTGCCAGAGGGCATCACACAGGGCGAGGGGCAAGCG CTCTTTAACTTCATTGCACAATGCGTGACCCAGTTCCTGTCTGAGACCACCAGCCCTGACACCAACTCTGAGCAATACCTTCCCTTGGGCTTTGTGTTCCCCTTCACTTGCCGACAGACACAGCTGAACAAG GCAGAACTCCTCTCCTGGTCCAAGGGCTTCAACTGCAGTGGCGTGGTGGGGAAGGACgtggtggaaatgctgcagacAGCCATCGATAAGCACGCTTGGCCAGATAAGGAGGGGGAGCCCAGTGGGGGAGGCGGTTGGTTTAAGGGCAGGAAATCTTCTCAATCTGCTCCTAGCCAGTCCCGCCATGTGGAAGTCGTTGCCCTGATGAATGACACTGTGGGCACCATGATGACCTGCAGCATGGAGGGGAGAGCCTGTGAGGTCGCCATGGTTGCAG ACAAGGGCTCCAACTGTTGCTTCATGGCCGAGGCGTACCTGGTGGAAACAACAGAGGAGACCAGCGGGCGGATGTGTGTCAACACTGAGTGGGGCTGCTTTGGGGATGATGGCGCCCTGAAAGACCTCGTCACACCCTTCGATCAAGCTGTGGATGAGGAATCTTCCAACCCTGGGGAAAAGAG GTTTGAGAAGATGGTGGGCACCCTGTACCTGGGGGAGATTGTCAGGCACGTGCTGATTGCCCTGACTGCTGAGAAAGCTATGTTCACTGGGACTGATACTGCTGTCCTGAAGGAGAAGGGAGTGTTCACAATGCAACATCTTCAAGAGATTGTCAA CAACGAGGACAGCATAACTGAAGTTAAGAGGATTCTGGAGGCGGTGGGGCTACAGCCCAGCGAGCGGGATTGCGGCCGGATGCAGCAGATCTGCCGGGCAGTGATGGGGCGTGCTGCCACATTCCACGCCACTGGGCTGGCTGCCATCCTCAGCTACATGTGCCAGACCCGGGATTTGGAGTCGCTGATGGTCAACGTGGGGGTGGAAGGAGAATTGTTCGCGGGCTACTCCAG GTTTGAGGAGATCGTGGTGAGTGTGTCAAGGCTACTGGCCCCTGAGTGCATGGCCACCATCCTGGCCTCAAGAGATGGCTCTGGGCGGGGGGCAGCCATGGTGACAGCAGTGGCTTTGCGCCTGGCAGCCCAGCGCCGTGCAGTGAATGAGGTGCTGGGCCCGCTGCGGCTCAGCCGCGATGACCTGGTGAAAGTCCAGACACTGATGAGGCAGGAGATGGATCGGGGCCTGGGTAAGGAGACCAATCCCAGTGCCTCTGTCCGCATGCTGCCCACCTACGTTACTCACACACCTGATGGCACTG AGAAAGGTGACTTCCTGGCGCTGGACCTGGGGGGAACCAATTTCCGTGTGCTGGTGGTACGCATTGCAGAGGCTGGCATCACCATGGCCAGCGAGATCTACGTCATCCCAGTTGGCGTCATGCAGGGCAGTGGCGAGGAG CTTTTCGACCACATCATCGACTGCATCATAGACTTCCAGACGAAGCAGAACCTGGTGGCACAGATGCTGCCTCTTGGCTTCACCTTCTCTTTCCCCTGCCAGCAAGTGGGCCTGGATAAG GCATTGCTGCTGACCTGGACCAAAGGCTTCAGCGCCTCAGGCTGCGTCGGACAGGATGTTGTCCAGCTGCTGCGGGATGCTGCCAAGCGCAAACGG CACTTAGGGATGCAGGTGGTGGCTCTGGTCAACGACACAGTGGGAACCATGATGGCCTGTGGTTATGATGACCCCAAATGTGAAATTGGCCTCATTGTGG ggacagggaccaaTGCCTGTTACATGGAGGAGATGAAGAACGTGGGCACTGTGGAGGGGGACCAGGGCCGCATGTGCATCAACATGGAGTGGGGGGCCTTTGGGGACAACGGCTGCCTAGACCATCTCTTCACCCACTTCGACCTGGTGGTGGATGAAACCACCATCAACCCGGGCAAGCAGAG GTTTGAGAAGCTCATCAGCGGCATGTACCTGGGCGAGATCGTGCGTCAGATCCTGGTGGTAATGACAGAGAAAGAGCTCTTGTTCCAAGGGAAACCCAGCCCCAAACTGCAGACCAAGGACATCTTCAAGACCAAATTCCTCTCTACCATCGAGCT CAATGGGCTGGCCCTGCGTCAGATCCGGACCATCCTGAACGAACTGGAGCTTGATGCCAGCTTTGAGGACTGCGTGCTGATGCGGGAGGTGTGCCAGACCGTGTCCCTGCGCGCGGCCCAGCTCTGCGCTGCTGGCTTGGCTGCTGTGGTGGAGAAGATGCGGGAGAGCCGAGGCGTGGACCAACTGTCTGTCACTGTTGGGGTGGATGGCACCTTGTACAAGCTGCACCCATG CTTTTCCAACAACCTCCAGATGACGCTGAAGGACCTGGCACCCAAGTGTAATGTGACCTTCATGCTATCAGAGGATGGCTCAGGGAAAGGGGCCGCGCTCGTAGCAGCTGTGGCCGATCGCGCTGCCAAAGCCAAGGAATAG
- the HK3 gene encoding hexokinase-3 isoform X2, whose translation MGSRSTRPTSQNGRPGGADRADQGLGAHEQDSRYVGRSWGPSASSAPTLSPMTVTGQSLLLHDRRGSGKVPHKDDHMDPSMAMDIDSRSGGNPDSSHSTPIQRALRSLSIPLERLHVMKGHMIQDMCKGLSRQTHAHAKVRMLPTYICSTPNGTEKGNFLVVELCQTQVRTLLVTLYGDGNLSPQMMYKIYDLPEGITQGEGQALFNFIAQCVTQFLSETTSPDTNSEQYLPLGFVFPFTCRQTQLNKAELLSWSKGFNCSGVVGKDVVEMLQTAIDKHAWPDKEGEPIVALMNDTVGTMMTCSMEGRACEVAMVADKGSNCCFMAEAYLVETTEETSGRMCVNTEWGCFGDDGALKDLVTPFDQAVDEESSNPGEKRFEKMVGTLYLGEIVRHVLIALTAEKAMFTGTDTAVLKEKGVFTMQHLQEIVNNEDSITEVKRILEAVGLQPSERDCGRMQQICRAVMGRAATFHATGLAAILSYMCQTRDLESLMVNVGVEGELFAGYSRFEEIVVSVSRLLAPECMATILASRDGSGRGAAMVTAVALRLAAQRRAVNEVLGPLRLSRDDLVKVQTLMRQEMDRGLGKETNPSASVRMLPTYVTHTPDGTEKGDFLALDLGGTNFRVLVVRIAEAGITMASEIYVIPVGVMQGSGEELFDHIIDCIIDFQTKQNLVAQMLPLGFTFSFPCQQVGLDKALLLTWTKGFSASGCVGQDVVQLLRDAAKRKRHLGMQVVALVNDTVGTMMACGYDDPKCEIGLIVGTGTNACYMEEMKNVGTVEGDQGRMCINMEWGAFGDNGCLDHLFTHFDLVVDETTINPGKQRFEKLISGMYLGEIVRQILVVMTEKELLFQGKPSPKLQTKDIFKTKFLSTIELNGLALRQIRTILNELELDASFEDCVLMREVCQTVSLRAAQLCAAGLAAVVEKMRESRGVDQLSVTVGVDGTLYKLHPCFSNNLQMTLKDLAPKCNVTFMLSEDGSGKGAALVAAVADRAAKAKE comes from the exons ATGGGCAGTCGCAGCACCCGGCCCACATCCCAAAATGgccggcccggcggggcggaTAGAGCAGACCAAGGCCTGGGCGCGCACGAGCAGGACAGCCGGTACGTGGGCCG GTCGTGGGGACCCTCTGCTTCCTCCGCCCCCACACTCAGCCCTATGACCGTGACGGGGCAGAGCCTTCTCCTCCACGACCGCAGAGGCAGTGGGAAGGTACCGCACAAGGACGACCATATGGACCCCTCAATGGCCATGGACATAGACAgcag GTCAGGGGGCAATCCTGATAGTTCCCACAGCACACCG ATACAACGAGCCCTGCGATCACTCAGCATCCCACTGGAGAGGCTGCATGTTATGAAGGGCCACATGATACAGGACATGTGCAAGGGGCTGAGCCGCCAGACACATGCACACGCCAAAGTGCGGATGCTGCCCACCTACATCTGCTCCACTCCCAACGGCACTG AGAAGGGCAACTTTCTGGTGGTGGAGCTGTGCCAGACCCAGGTTCGGACCCTGCTGGTGACCCTCTACGGAGATGGAAACTTGAGTCCCCAAATGATGTACAAGATCTACGACCTGCCAGAGGGCATCACACAGGGCGAGGGGCAAGCG CTCTTTAACTTCATTGCACAATGCGTGACCCAGTTCCTGTCTGAGACCACCAGCCCTGACACCAACTCTGAGCAATACCTTCCCTTGGGCTTTGTGTTCCCCTTCACTTGCCGACAGACACAGCTGAACAAG GCAGAACTCCTCTCCTGGTCCAAGGGCTTCAACTGCAGTGGCGTGGTGGGGAAGGACgtggtggaaatgctgcagacAGCCATCGATAAGCACGCTTGGCCAGATAAGGAGGGGGAGCCCA TCGTTGCCCTGATGAATGACACTGTGGGCACCATGATGACCTGCAGCATGGAGGGGAGAGCCTGTGAGGTCGCCATGGTTGCAG ACAAGGGCTCCAACTGTTGCTTCATGGCCGAGGCGTACCTGGTGGAAACAACAGAGGAGACCAGCGGGCGGATGTGTGTCAACACTGAGTGGGGCTGCTTTGGGGATGATGGCGCCCTGAAAGACCTCGTCACACCCTTCGATCAAGCTGTGGATGAGGAATCTTCCAACCCTGGGGAAAAGAG GTTTGAGAAGATGGTGGGCACCCTGTACCTGGGGGAGATTGTCAGGCACGTGCTGATTGCCCTGACTGCTGAGAAAGCTATGTTCACTGGGACTGATACTGCTGTCCTGAAGGAGAAGGGAGTGTTCACAATGCAACATCTTCAAGAGATTGTCAA CAACGAGGACAGCATAACTGAAGTTAAGAGGATTCTGGAGGCGGTGGGGCTACAGCCCAGCGAGCGGGATTGCGGCCGGATGCAGCAGATCTGCCGGGCAGTGATGGGGCGTGCTGCCACATTCCACGCCACTGGGCTGGCTGCCATCCTCAGCTACATGTGCCAGACCCGGGATTTGGAGTCGCTGATGGTCAACGTGGGGGTGGAAGGAGAATTGTTCGCGGGCTACTCCAG GTTTGAGGAGATCGTGGTGAGTGTGTCAAGGCTACTGGCCCCTGAGTGCATGGCCACCATCCTGGCCTCAAGAGATGGCTCTGGGCGGGGGGCAGCCATGGTGACAGCAGTGGCTTTGCGCCTGGCAGCCCAGCGCCGTGCAGTGAATGAGGTGCTGGGCCCGCTGCGGCTCAGCCGCGATGACCTGGTGAAAGTCCAGACACTGATGAGGCAGGAGATGGATCGGGGCCTGGGTAAGGAGACCAATCCCAGTGCCTCTGTCCGCATGCTGCCCACCTACGTTACTCACACACCTGATGGCACTG AGAAAGGTGACTTCCTGGCGCTGGACCTGGGGGGAACCAATTTCCGTGTGCTGGTGGTACGCATTGCAGAGGCTGGCATCACCATGGCCAGCGAGATCTACGTCATCCCAGTTGGCGTCATGCAGGGCAGTGGCGAGGAG CTTTTCGACCACATCATCGACTGCATCATAGACTTCCAGACGAAGCAGAACCTGGTGGCACAGATGCTGCCTCTTGGCTTCACCTTCTCTTTCCCCTGCCAGCAAGTGGGCCTGGATAAG GCATTGCTGCTGACCTGGACCAAAGGCTTCAGCGCCTCAGGCTGCGTCGGACAGGATGTTGTCCAGCTGCTGCGGGATGCTGCCAAGCGCAAACGG CACTTAGGGATGCAGGTGGTGGCTCTGGTCAACGACACAGTGGGAACCATGATGGCCTGTGGTTATGATGACCCCAAATGTGAAATTGGCCTCATTGTGG ggacagggaccaaTGCCTGTTACATGGAGGAGATGAAGAACGTGGGCACTGTGGAGGGGGACCAGGGCCGCATGTGCATCAACATGGAGTGGGGGGCCTTTGGGGACAACGGCTGCCTAGACCATCTCTTCACCCACTTCGACCTGGTGGTGGATGAAACCACCATCAACCCGGGCAAGCAGAG GTTTGAGAAGCTCATCAGCGGCATGTACCTGGGCGAGATCGTGCGTCAGATCCTGGTGGTAATGACAGAGAAAGAGCTCTTGTTCCAAGGGAAACCCAGCCCCAAACTGCAGACCAAGGACATCTTCAAGACCAAATTCCTCTCTACCATCGAGCT CAATGGGCTGGCCCTGCGTCAGATCCGGACCATCCTGAACGAACTGGAGCTTGATGCCAGCTTTGAGGACTGCGTGCTGATGCGGGAGGTGTGCCAGACCGTGTCCCTGCGCGCGGCCCAGCTCTGCGCTGCTGGCTTGGCTGCTGTGGTGGAGAAGATGCGGGAGAGCCGAGGCGTGGACCAACTGTCTGTCACTGTTGGGGTGGATGGCACCTTGTACAAGCTGCACCCATG CTTTTCCAACAACCTCCAGATGACGCTGAAGGACCTGGCACCCAAGTGTAATGTGACCTTCATGCTATCAGAGGATGGCTCAGGGAAAGGGGCCGCGCTCGTAGCAGCTGTGGCCGATCGCGCTGCCAAAGCCAAGGAATAG